The Alkalihalobacillus sp. LMS6 genomic interval ATCTCAAGAATTTTCGATATTATGTTAGCATTTCCAAGCATCTTGCTTGCAATTGCCATAGTGGCAATCTTAGGGCCATCCTTGCAAAATGCCATGCTTGCAATTGCGATTATTAACGTGCCAATCTTTGGTCGGATTGTTCGATCGAAAGTCATTAGCTTACGAGCGGAAGAGTTTGTTCTTGCTGCGAAAGCGCAAGGAATGAAAAACGGTCGAATTATGTTCCATCATATCTTACCGAACAGTATGGCACCGATTATTGTGCAAGCAACACTTGGCTTTGGTATCGCCATCATTGAAGCAGCCGCCTTAGGTTTTTTAGGCATGGGGGCTAGTCCACCAACACCAGAATGGGGGAGAATGCTCGCTGATTCAAGAGGTTATATTCAAAGTGCCTATTGGACTGTTTTATTTCCAGGCTTATCAATTATGCTTGTTGTATTAGGTTTTAATATGTTAGGGGACGGTTTAAGAGACGCGCTCGATCCGAAAATGAAAGATCAAGGATAATTTTAAATGAAAAACGGACATGGACTTGGTTCATGTCCGTTTAATGTGCACGACGTAAATATAACTGGAAGGGGCAAGGTGATGTTTCCATCAATATATTTTGTTCGACACGCTCAGGCGAATGGGCAAGAACGTTACGCAGGATTGACGAAAAAAGGACATGAGGATGCTCTTGCTTTAGCAAATTATTTCCACGATAAGAACATTTCAAGAATTGTTTCCAGCCCTTATTCAAGAGCTGTCTCGACGATTAACCCAGCAGCAGAAATGCTAACCTTACCGATTGAAAAGGACGAGAGATTAAGAGAACGATGTTTGAGTCCTACCCCAATGAAAGGTTGGCTTACCCATTTAGAAAAAAGTTTTAAAAACGATTCTTATAAACTTCAAGGTGGAGAATCTTCCTTAGAAGCTCAATCTCGTATTCTATCTGTAGTAGATAGCATCAAAGAGAATACGATCATTGTGAGTCATGGAAATTTATTAGCATTATGCTTCCAATCGATCAGGCCAATAGATGGGTTTGAACTTTGGAAGCAAATGAAAAATCCAGATGTGTATCATCTTCATCTCGGTTCTAGCACGCTAAAGAAACTGGATTGGAAAAGTTAAGCCGTTTTTATTGTTGTCAACTCTTGCAAATCCTCTGTTAAATGCCTCGTTGCTCGTTGCAAACTAGAAGAGATTTGATTAAGCGTGTCCCAAGTTTGATCTTGCTTCGCTACAGCAAGAGATACTGAGCTGGTTCGCTCATTTAATAAATGTACGATTGAAGCGAGTTCATTAAGCGACTGCTCAAAAGTTGTGCCGTAACTAGAAATTTCTGTCGATAGCTGCGCTGATTTTGCACTTTCTTCATGGGTCGTTGTTGTATATTCGTTCATTTGTTTAAAGATGTTGTTTAACTCAATCATTTGTGTAGAGCCTTCTTTTACAGCGCTTGAATTTCGTTTTAATTCCTTATCCACTTGTGTAGTCCGCGTATTAATGGAATCGGTCATCAATTCAATCCGTTTTGCATAAGCCGTGGTTTGCATCGATAATTTTCGAATTTCATCTGCAATAACCGAAAACCCTTTTCCAGCATCACCAGCACGAGCTGCTTCTATTGAAGCATTTAAAGCGAGCAAATGTGTTTGTTGCGCCACCGTTTGAATATGACCGAGTGCTTCAGAAATCTTGCTATTTTGATCATTCACTTCGAAAAATGATGCTTCGAGTTGAGTGGCGGTATGATGAATTTGATTCATTTTAGTCATGGCATGTTCAACGCCTTCTTTACCTTGAAAAATGGATTGCTGGTTTTCTTCTACAGTTGCAAATGTTTGCTTTGTTTGAGCAAGAATTTCAATTAATTTTGATTGCAATGTCGCGAGCATATTACGGTTGTCGTCTGTTGCTTGTTGATATTGTTTTGCTGAATTGGATACATACGTAACCGTTTCAGTTAATGTGGATGTGGCTTGTTTTGCATCACGGACATCATTTTCTAATTGGTCCGAACTTTGTAGTACGTCCGTTGACGTTTTTTGGACACGAGCAAATAAACTTGAGACGAGTTTTTCATGGTTTTCACGGTCTTTTTCTGCTTGCATTGTCACTCGATTTCGCTCATATAGTTGAACGAGAATAATGGAACTAGTGGCGATTAAGAAAAAGGCATGAATGAGAAGAAGTGTAAATGGATAATTATCGGTCCCGCAAATGAGCTCAGGAAAAGCAAAATAACCAAGAAAATGTTGAACGGCAAAAATGGCAGTACTTACATAGATAAGGATTGGCATGCTAAAGTACGCTAAGCTTGCAAGTACCATGAATATGGAAAAATGATATTCCACTAATCCGTCTCCCATGGCAATAATGGACATACTGCCTAACGTCAATGTCAGCATGAGTAGGTATGGAATGATGATTGAAGCAGGTTTTTTCATAACGAAATAGATGGATAGGAGCAGGAGGAGAATAGGTAGCGCAAAGAGAATCGTACGAAGCGTCTCGTAAGGTTGCTCAGTTGTGTGGATCGTTGAAAGAAGTAAATATGTGTCGAACCAACCTACATGAACGTGTAAAAAATAGACAAAGATAGAGAAGAGGACGACTAGAGTACTAAAACCAAGCATTATTCTGTTTTTGTTTTGATTCATTTGACAAATGACCACACTTTCTTTAGGTGTAAAAGACTACTTCATTATACCTGTTTTTAAAAGAAACGAAACAAAAATTTCCAATTAGGAAGAAAGAGAGATGTTTCAACAAAAATAAAAAAGTGTAACGATTCACGCAAAAGTTTTGTTATAATACGTTAGGTTTCAATGATTAAGGAAAAAGAGAAGGTGGAAAAATGGGCAAAGAAGAATTGGTGAACCCTTTAGAAACCGAGAAAATTAGTAAATTATTTTTACGATACTTAATTCCATCGTTAGTTGGAATGCTGTTAATGGCTGTTAATTTAGCAGTTGATGGAATTATGGTAGGGAATCGACTGGGTCCTGTAGCGCTAGCAGGAGTGAACATCGCGGGTCCGGTCTATACAATCTTTGTTGGGTTATCGCTATGGCTTGGTATAGGTGGAGCGACCCTTTATTCACAAGCAATGGGACGGAAAGAGAAGAAGCGGGCGCAATTTATCTTTACCCATTCCATTTTACTAATTGGTTTAGGGACTTTAGCAATTGGAGGATTGGCGCTCTTTTTCCACGAACCATTAGTTTATGCGTTAGGAGCAAATGAAGAAACAGCGCCGTTTGCTTCAGCATATATGAACGTTTTTTTGCTGTTTGGATTTGTGTTCACTTTAGAGAATGCAGCAAGTATTTTTGTTAGAAATGATGGGAATCCGACATTAGCCATGGCTGCCCTAGTAACGACAGCATTTTCAAATGTAGGGATCAATTATATGATTCTATATGTGTTTGATTTAGGTGTGCGTGAAATTGCGTTCGGTACAATCATTGCTGCTTTTTTAGGATTGCTCGTTTTATCTTCTCACTTTTTTACAAAACGAAGTCAGTTAAAGTTCGTCAAAGTGAGATTCGAAGTTCCGCTAGCCAAACAAGCGTTAACATTTGGTTTTCCGAGCTTCTTAGCAGAAGTAGGTATTTCCGTCTTTACGGTTTCACATAATATTATGTTTGCACGTCTAGCTGGAACCGCCGGTGTGGCAGCTTTCTCTGTTTTAAACTATGTGCATGGAGTGATGCTGCTCATGTTTCTTGGTATGGGTGCAGCTGTTCAGCCAATTGTCAGTTATTTTCAAGGCGCAAACGAACACGAGAAGAAAAGACAGCTCATGCGTTTAGCAATTCGAACGGGATTTATTGTCGGAGCGGTTTGTTTTGTGGTTGGTCAAGTGGCAGCGGTACCAATCGTTAATATATTTGGTGATTTTCCGGAAGAGGTTAAAGAATTAGCTGTAACAGGGATCCGTTTATTTTTTATTGCTTATCTTGTTATGGGTGTAAACTTTGTGTTGATGACGTATTTCCAATCGATTGGAGAAGTAAAGGTTGCAACGTGGATTACAGCAGGAAGGCAAATCGTTTTCATGTTAGTCTTTCTTCTTACACTTCCGTTTTTATTCGGTGTTCAGGCAATTTGGCTAGCGATTCCATTAGCTGAAGTGGCTGTACTCTGTCTAATTGTTATCTACTTAAAAAGAAGCAAAATTCGATTTGGAGAACGGCGAATGTTTTAAGGTTGAAAGGTTTTACGCCTTTTCATGTCTTTACCAAACTATGTTTGAGTTAAAAGGAAAAAAAGAACCTTTATGAGACGATCACACTCATAAAGGTTCTTACTACGATTAATTATGCTTCTTTTTTGCGTGATCTGTAACGGCTTGAACTGCTCGGGCTACTGATCCTTCAAAATCATCTTGGTGCAATGACTTAAGTCCAGCTTCAGTTGCGCCACCTGGTGTTGTCACTTGGTCACGTAAATCTGTTGGCGTAAAACCTGCCTTAAGCATTTCGGCACTTCCAGCTAACATTTGCACAACGAGCTCGCGTGCTTGCGTTTGTTCCAGTTGAAAGGATTGAGCGATCTTTTCAAGTTGAATGACAAACTCATATACAAAAGCAGGTGAACTGCCAGTAATCGCTGTTAGTTCATGAATTAGTGATTCGCTTAGTTGAGCGCCAGCTCCGATAGAAGAAACAAGCGATTCAACGTATTCTTTTTGAATATCTGATACGTGAGAACCGTATGTATAGAGACTAATGGATGCGCCTGCTTGCGCAGCAGTATTAGGCATAATCCATGCAGTTGCGGTTCCTTCAGGTAATTGGGCTTCAAGGTCAGAAGCGCCGATTCCAGCCGCTACTGTTAATACAAGTTGTTGGTCTACAAGTGAGTGTAATGCTTCTAATATGCCAGTATGAGCAGAAGGTGGGGCTGCAATTAAAATCACATCGACGTTAGCAACGACGTCAGTCCAGTTTTCGACAATTTCAATTTGATAGGATTGCGTTAGCTTGTGCAGATGATCTTTATTCGTATGGTTACTTACATATACTGGAGAGAAAGCGGGTTCTGGTTGCGATAGTACACCTTTAAATACAGCTTCAGCCATTCTTCCAGCGCCAATAAATAAAATGGATGGCATAATGTTTCACTCCCTTTGTCGATTTAAAAAGACTTACGCAATATAGCTTAAGCGTAAGTCTTTTTTATTTGAATAATCCCATTATATGGTAAAAATATTTCAGGCAATTGAACTATATAAAGCTTACCAAATTGAAAAGAAAAAGTCTATTATTTTTTTACTTTTTTCTGCAAAATAAGAGTATGTAATAAGAAAGGATGGGATGTGTATGACCCGAGAACATGAAGAGGAGCGTGTGT includes:
- a CDS encoding ABC transporter permease is translated as MESRPMATQPHQRPPSKEEKTRSLWGDTLYHLFKNKLALVGAIILFIFILLAIFAPVLTPYTIDKTEPAMRLMPPSSDHWMGTDDLGRDVFTRVAHGARISLLIGLFSISGALLIGTSLGLIAGFYGRWIDMLISRIFDIMLAFPSILLAIAIVAILGPSLQNAMLAIAIINVPIFGRIVRSKVISLRAEEFVLAAKAQGMKNGRIMFHHILPNSMAPIIVQATLGFGIAIIEAAALGFLGMGASPPTPEWGRMLADSRGYIQSAYWTVLFPGLSIMLVVLGFNMLGDGLRDALDPKMKDQG
- a CDS encoding histidine phosphatase family protein → MFPSIYFVRHAQANGQERYAGLTKKGHEDALALANYFHDKNISRIVSSPYSRAVSTINPAAEMLTLPIEKDERLRERCLSPTPMKGWLTHLEKSFKNDSYKLQGGESSLEAQSRILSVVDSIKENTIIVSHGNLLALCFQSIRPIDGFELWKQMKNPDVYHLHLGSSTLKKLDWKS
- a CDS encoding methyl-accepting chemotaxis protein, with amino-acid sequence MNQNKNRIMLGFSTLVVLFSIFVYFLHVHVGWFDTYLLLSTIHTTEQPYETLRTILFALPILLLLLSIYFVMKKPASIIIPYLLMLTLTLGSMSIIAMGDGLVEYHFSIFMVLASLAYFSMPILIYVSTAIFAVQHFLGYFAFPELICGTDNYPFTLLLIHAFFLIATSSIILVQLYERNRVTMQAEKDRENHEKLVSSLFARVQKTSTDVLQSSDQLENDVRDAKQATSTLTETVTYVSNSAKQYQQATDDNRNMLATLQSKLIEILAQTKQTFATVEENQQSIFQGKEGVEHAMTKMNQIHHTATQLEASFFEVNDQNSKISEALGHIQTVAQQTHLLALNASIEAARAGDAGKGFSVIADEIRKLSMQTTAYAKRIELMTDSINTRTTQVDKELKRNSSAVKEGSTQMIELNNIFKQMNEYTTTTHEESAKSAQLSTEISSYGTTFEQSLNELASIVHLLNERTSSVSLAVAKQDQTWDTLNQISSSLQRATRHLTEDLQELTTIKTA
- a CDS encoding MATE family efflux transporter yields the protein MGKEELVNPLETEKISKLFLRYLIPSLVGMLLMAVNLAVDGIMVGNRLGPVALAGVNIAGPVYTIFVGLSLWLGIGGATLYSQAMGRKEKKRAQFIFTHSILLIGLGTLAIGGLALFFHEPLVYALGANEETAPFASAYMNVFLLFGFVFTLENAASIFVRNDGNPTLAMAALVTTAFSNVGINYMILYVFDLGVREIAFGTIIAAFLGLLVLSSHFFTKRSQLKFVKVRFEVPLAKQALTFGFPSFLAEVGISVFTVSHNIMFARLAGTAGVAAFSVLNYVHGVMLLMFLGMGAAVQPIVSYFQGANEHEKKRQLMRLAIRTGFIVGAVCFVVGQVAAVPIVNIFGDFPEEVKELAVTGIRLFFIAYLVMGVNFVLMTYFQSIGEVKVATWITAGRQIVFMLVFLLTLPFLFGVQAIWLAIPLAEVAVLCLIVIYLKRSKIRFGERRMF
- the proC gene encoding pyrroline-5-carboxylate reductase yields the protein MPSILFIGAGRMAEAVFKGVLSQPEPAFSPVYVSNHTNKDHLHKLTQSYQIEIVENWTDVVANVDVILIAAPPSAHTGILEALHSLVDQQLVLTVAAGIGASDLEAQLPEGTATAWIMPNTAAQAGASISLYTYGSHVSDIQKEYVESLVSSIGAGAQLSESLIHELTAITGSSPAFVYEFVIQLEKIAQSFQLEQTQARELVVQMLAGSAEMLKAGFTPTDLRDQVTTPGGATEAGLKSLHQDDFEGSVARAVQAVTDHAKKKHN